A single region of the Kiritimatiellia bacterium genome encodes:
- a CDS encoding PTS sugar transporter subunit IIA — MSDSVVIAAAHKKGSMHRVINHLIQLQELRVARAQQEASMQGARLSQLDTAIQTLMQQLPQDIAVRYQKIEKKGLLAIVPVANGVCSACGMSLPVSLVHAVHAADSLHHCPNCARMLYYPESLPRHVGRRKRRSEPAKVGIDRFSSVDLMIPQLVSQERDDVIAEMCRKMEAEGFVDDAGRLQEEALKREAIVSTAVEHGLAFPHVRGVEGGGLTLSLGLHRKGIRFGGPGRGLTRIVFFMVIPTAASAFYLKLLSGLAQTFQKEEARDKLFEAETPEQLWKVLVKTTKSTIQ, encoded by the coding sequence ATGAGCGATTCCGTTGTCATCGCTGCCGCGCACAAGAAAGGAAGCATGCACCGCGTTATCAATCATTTGATCCAGTTGCAGGAACTCCGCGTGGCCCGCGCCCAGCAGGAGGCCTCGATGCAGGGCGCCCGGCTCTCGCAACTGGACACGGCGATTCAAACGCTGATGCAACAGCTCCCGCAGGATATCGCGGTCCGCTACCAGAAGATCGAAAAGAAGGGGCTGCTGGCCATCGTGCCCGTGGCCAACGGGGTCTGCTCGGCCTGCGGCATGTCGCTGCCGGTCAGCCTCGTGCATGCCGTCCACGCCGCGGATTCGCTGCACCACTGCCCGAACTGCGCGCGCATGCTGTACTACCCCGAATCGCTGCCCCGCCACGTCGGGCGCCGGAAGCGCCGCAGCGAGCCGGCCAAGGTCGGCATCGATCGGTTCTCCTCGGTCGACCTGATGATCCCGCAATTGGTCTCGCAGGAGCGCGACGACGTGATCGCGGAGATGTGCCGGAAGATGGAGGCGGAGGGGTTCGTGGACGACGCGGGCCGGCTGCAGGAGGAGGCCCTGAAGCGGGAGGCCATCGTCAGCACCGCCGTGGAACACGGGCTGGCCTTTCCCCACGTCCGCGGCGTCGAGGGCGGCGGTCTGACCCTGTCGCTCGGCCTGCATCGCAAGGGCATCCGGTTCGGCGGGCCGGGGCGGGGCTTGACGAGGATCGTCTTCTTCATGGTCATTCCCACGGCGGCCAGCGCGTTCTACCTGAAGCTGCTTTCCGGCCTGGCGCAGACCTTCCAGAAGGAAGAGGCGCGCGATAAGTTGTTCGAGGCGGAAACGCCGGAGCAGCTTTGGAAGGTCCTCGTCAAGACGACCAAGTCCACGATCCAGTAG
- a CDS encoding prepilin-type N-terminal cleavage/methylation domain-containing protein, translated as MNTHSPAHRRHGFTLLELLVVVLLLSVGVAWGLHHLKHGRLTRRCAEQLWQIYTALEMYEIDRGTLPRLAFFPNDPKQDADSLVTVIRPYTAGEGLTVCPALPAAQRALGLTYVWNVENNGRKLHPPGVPKWMLVEISALSESVPPPHRGHYHILYTDGQVELSDNPPADLRRL; from the coding sequence ATGAACACACACTCCCCCGCCCATCGCCGGCACGGATTCACGCTGCTCGAGCTGCTCGTGGTCGTCCTGCTCCTGTCCGTCGGCGTCGCCTGGGGCCTCCACCACCTGAAGCACGGCCGGCTCACGCGGCGCTGCGCGGAACAGCTCTGGCAAATCTACACCGCCCTGGAGATGTACGAGATCGACCGCGGCACGCTGCCCCGGCTGGCGTTCTTCCCGAACGATCCCAAGCAGGACGCCGACAGCCTGGTGACGGTGATCCGGCCCTACACGGCGGGCGAAGGATTGACGGTCTGCCCGGCCCTGCCGGCGGCGCAGCGCGCCCTGGGCCTGACCTATGTCTGGAACGTGGAAAACAACGGGCGCAAGCTGCACCCGCCGGGCGTCCCCAAGTGGATGCTGGTGGAAATCAGCGCCCTCTCGGAATCCGTGCCGCCTCCCCACCGCGGGCATTACCACATTCTCTACACGGACGGGCAGGTGGAACTGTCCGACAATCCCCCGGCCGACCTGCGCCGGCTGTAG
- a CDS encoding serine/threonine protein kinase codes for MSKARDTTAVPAGSQATAGKYPGKGFHIGEYVITDFLGHGSMASVYLATDSTGHEVALKIFQEGPGVSATMLERFRREAEASKKLRRHPNIMPIYGTGRDGPYHYIAMESIRNSRTLEAALESTPMSLMRVVEIAIRIARALQYAHTHNIVHRDVKPTNIMIDEFEEPLLSDFGVAELMDWPSCTLTGALTGTPLYMSPEQARGERVGPASDIYSLGVVLYEAVTGVMPYGIQHGSPVKEVLESVKNELPRRPRLFRKEIPPDLEAVLFKALEKEPGDRYVDAEAFARDLERVQAGRRVSAHRFSIWAYLRHLARRYRQPLLILLAMLALLSGAGLLFRQRLLRTRFEEVVRRAQLKNALYMLAEAESGGDFERETPRAWNDIRMARKAMIGSDWTSARDGFRAAADISRSLGDTRTAAIAELDQARCEIMLNNRRGAQALYHRILTNPDASPAIANMAQLEYIELALLEGDRARALEVLMLRAPPAEGPIRTAIQGLSGDLSSRRVAEDVEDMQHPFQNDAYVAAAIRAYLDGENRLAAGYIKRALQVSSPPSEWPAPFARLLFNEVDR; via the coding sequence ATGAGCAAGGCCAGGGACACAACCGCGGTGCCGGCCGGATCGCAGGCCACGGCCGGGAAGTATCCCGGCAAGGGCTTCCACATCGGCGAGTACGTTATCACGGACTTCCTCGGGCACGGCTCGATGGCCTCGGTCTACCTCGCCACGGACAGCACGGGCCACGAGGTGGCCCTCAAGATCTTCCAGGAAGGGCCCGGCGTGTCGGCCACCATGCTCGAGCGGTTCCGCCGCGAGGCGGAGGCGTCCAAGAAGCTGCGGCGGCATCCCAACATCATGCCGATCTACGGGACGGGCCGCGACGGGCCCTATCACTACATCGCGATGGAATCCATCCGCAACAGCCGCACGCTGGAGGCCGCGCTGGAGTCCACCCCGATGAGCCTGATGCGCGTCGTCGAGATCGCGATCCGCATCGCCCGCGCCCTGCAGTACGCCCACACGCACAACATCGTGCACCGCGACGTCAAGCCGACCAACATCATGATCGACGAGTTCGAGGAGCCGCTCCTCTCCGATTTCGGCGTGGCGGAACTGATGGACTGGCCCTCCTGCACGCTCACGGGCGCCCTGACGGGCACGCCGCTGTACATGTCGCCCGAGCAGGCCCGGGGCGAGCGGGTCGGCCCGGCCAGCGACATCTACTCGCTGGGCGTGGTGCTGTACGAGGCGGTCACCGGCGTGATGCCTTACGGCATCCAGCACGGGTCGCCGGTGAAGGAGGTGCTCGAGTCGGTAAAGAACGAGTTGCCGCGCCGGCCGCGGCTGTTCCGCAAGGAGATCCCGCCCGACCTCGAGGCGGTGCTGTTCAAGGCCCTGGAAAAGGAGCCGGGAGACCGCTATGTCGACGCCGAGGCCTTCGCCCGCGACCTCGAGCGGGTCCAGGCCGGGCGCCGCGTGAGCGCCCATCGCTTCTCGATCTGGGCCTACCTGCGGCACCTGGCCCGTCGTTACCGGCAGCCGCTGCTCATCCTGCTGGCCATGCTGGCGCTCCTGTCCGGCGCCGGGCTGCTGTTCCGGCAGCGGCTGCTGCGGACGCGCTTCGAGGAGGTCGTGCGCCGGGCCCAGCTGAAGAACGCCCTGTACATGCTGGCCGAGGCGGAGAGCGGGGGCGACTTCGAGCGGGAAACCCCGCGGGCGTGGAACGACATCCGGATGGCGCGCAAGGCCATGATTGGAAGCGACTGGACGTCCGCCCGCGACGGGTTCCGCGCGGCGGCGGACATCAGCCGCTCGCTGGGCGACACGCGGACGGCGGCCATCGCGGAGCTCGACCAGGCGCGGTGCGAGATCATGCTGAACAACCGCCGCGGCGCCCAGGCGCTGTACCACCGCATCCTGACCAACCCGGACGCCTCGCCGGCCATCGCCAACATGGCCCAGCTCGAGTACATCGAACTGGCCCTGCTCGAGGGCGACCGCGCGCGAGCCCTCGAGGTGCTGATGCTGCGCGCACCGCCCGCGGAGGGGCCGATCCGGACGGCCATCCAGGGGCTCTCCGGCGATCTCTCGAGCCGCCGGGTGGCCGAAGACGTGGAAGACATGCAGCACCCGTTCCAAAACGACGCCTACGTCGCCGCGGCGATCCGCGCCTACCTCGACGGCGAGAACCGCCTGGCCGCCGGGTACATCAAGCGGGCGCTCCAGGTTTCCTCGCCGCCCTCCGAGTGGCCCGCGCCCTTCGCGCGGCTTTTGTTCAACGAGGTGGACCGGTGA